The nucleotide sequence CCTGTTCTTCTTTTTTCCAATCATCCTTCCACTTATAATCTCCGGTTGCGTTATCAAGGTAGCAATAACTAAACTCTACCTCTTTAACTCCTTTAAGCAGGACCCGGCCTGCGGTTATGCCTTCGTCTTCAAAAAGCCCGGGATAGGTCTTTTCTTCTTTAGACAGGCTATCCTGTTTTGAGTCATAAAAATATGCGGCCCTGCCAAACTGGTAATGTTCAGGGCCGCATTCAACCGTGATCAATGCCGGAAACTTAACAAAGTCCTCTGCGCCTTCAAACGGGATGGTTGAGAACTTAAAAGTATTTCTTATTTCCCGGCTGATCTTTTCCGAGGTAAGCCTGATGCTCCGCTCAAATGACCTGTTCCTGCTGCCTCTGCGCCAGGCAATTATGCCGTTATTCAGAACAGAGTATATTGCCAGGCCGGCGAAAGCAACAATCGCTACACTGATCAGAAGCTCGACTAAAGTGAAACCTT is from Candidatus Omnitrophota bacterium and encodes:
- a CDS encoding prepilin-type N-terminal cleavage/methylation domain-containing protein, translated to MSNLLASEPVSQLNPFTRSLAHRLTKQGFTLVELLISVAIVAFAGLAIYSVLNNGIIAWRRGSRNRSFERSIRLTSEKISREIRNTFKFSTIPFEGAEDFVKFPALITVECGPEHYQFGRAAYFYDSKQDSLSKEEKTYPGLFEDEGITAGRVLLKGVKEVEFSYCYLDNATGDYKWKDDWKKEEQDSIPRAIRIRVAFKKKTNQKDFEQTIFIPIGTGEQKIELK